Proteins from a single region of Argiope bruennichi chromosome 6, qqArgBrue1.1, whole genome shotgun sequence:
- the LOC129972607 gene encoding histone H4-like produces the protein MSDRGKGRKASGKGNVKRDRKVLCKRGERSKDLRKQDAKNHRKSHCGKGYKEPGKETAKGCPNCHKVHRGTKNNIISKASLRCISRRVGIKKVSIQVLEESQSLVMAFIRNSIEDAAIFTELANRKTITAMDVVNGLKWRKNLNRRRVVVWHSRVHSQ, from the exons ATGTCTGATCGTGGTAAAGGAAGAAAAGCAAGTGGAAAAGGCAATGTGAAAAGGGATCGTAAAGTCTTATGTAAGCGTGGTGAAAGAAGCAAAGATTTGAGAAAACAAGATGCCAAAAACCATCGTAAATCTCATTGTGGCAAAGGATATAAAGAGCCTGGAAAAGAAACTGCCAAAGGTTGTCCTAATTGTCATAAAGTTCATCGTGGTACGAAGAATAATATTATTAGCAAAGCTTCACTCAGATGCATATCCAGACGTGTTGGAATTAAAAAAGTCTCTATTCAAGTTCTAGAAGAAAGTCAATCTTTAGTCATGGCTTTCATTAGAAATAGTATCGAAGATGCTGCGATTTTTACTGAGCTTGCTAACAGGAAAACTATCACTGCTATGGATGTCGTTAATGGATTAAAGTGGCGGAAGAATTTGAATCGGAGGCGAGTTGTAGTTTGGCATAGCAg GGTGCATTCGCagtaa